A genomic segment from Maniola jurtina chromosome 9, ilManJurt1.1, whole genome shotgun sequence encodes:
- the LOC123868113 gene encoding knirps-related protein-like gives MNQKCKVCGEPAAGFHFGAFTCEGCKSFFGRSYNNLNSITECKNNGECVINKKNRTACKACRLRKCLMVGMSKSGSRYGRRSNWFKIHCLLQEQQQAAQSQSPPRVPQSPHLAPPFPPHLFPGLARPRTKEELALLGLDDYKAPCSGSPDSHRSESSPKLDEKARINQCRPPDRPLTPPRDAFLPLPLGLPHFPHSPFLHPPHFSPFPPNHHHLLFPPGFHPLYSRHLLDHAALRQVAENNNDVRIDDNNTDSSKRFFLDEILKQQRSTQPTPQEDVISEAEFVPTPPAERRTSESPLQENPMDLSVKSDGRSSSARRRSDDSEVIAPDNDDPESGSDRASASDEEDLSFSQIKRIKLHPLDLTTKV, from the coding sequence TCGTTCTTCGGGCGCTCCTACAACAATCTGAACTCCATCACTGAGTGCAAGAACAACGGGGAGTGCGTCATCAACAAAAAGAACCGCACGGCATGCAAGGCGTGTCGACTGCGCAAGTGCCTCATGGTCGGCATGTCCAAATCGGGCTCCAGATACGGAAGACGATCCAACTGGTTTAAGATCCACTGCCTGTTGCAAGAACAGCAACAAGCTGCGCAATCGCAGTCACCCCCCAGAGTGCCGCAGTCGCCTCATCTAGCACCGCCGTTTCCACCACACCTCTTCCCCGGATTAGCGCGACCGAGGACTAAAGAAGAGCTGGCTCTACTAGGCCTCGACGACTACAAAGCCCCTTGCTCGGGATCCCCAGATTCTCATCGAAGCGAGTCATCCCCTAAACTAGATGAAAAGGCTCGGATCAATCAATGTCGACCTCCCGACAGACCCTTGACGCCGCCTCGAGATGCCTTCCTCCCTCTACCTTTAGGCTTGCCCCACTTTCCACACTCACCATTTCTACACCCCCCTCACTTTAGCCCGTTCCCACCgaatcatcatcacttactctTTCCCCCAGGGTTCCACCCGCTTTACTCTAGACATTTATTGGACCACGCAGCGCTTAGACAAGTGGCTGAAAACAACAACGATGTAAGAATCGATGACAACAACACTGATTCTTCAAAGCGTTTCTTTTTGGATGAGATTCTTAAGCAGCAACGGTCTACACAGCCGACTCCGCAAGAAGATGTGATCTCGGAAGCAGAATTCGTACCAACTCCACCGGCCGAAAGGAGAACATCAGAATCTCCCTTGCAAGAGAACCCAATGGATCTATCGGTCAAGTCTGATGGAAGATCGAGTTCGGCACGACGGCGTTCGGATGATAGCGAGGTTATCGCTCCTGATAATGACGATCCTGAGTCCGGAAGTGACCGAGCATCTGCCAGTGATGAAGAAGATTTGTCTTTCTCCCAAATAAAGAGGATCAAACTTCACCCTTTAGATCTGACAACCAAAGTCTGA